From the genome of Desulfobaculum xiamenense, one region includes:
- the tatC gene encoding twin-arginine translocase subunit TatC, which produces MGLLDHLEELRGRLTKCVIAIIVGLFACYGFAEQMFDFLMMPLKPILPEGSTLIFTGLPEGFFTYIKLSAFAGLFLTSPYIFYQIWAFIAPGLYKEERRWGIPIAFFSALFFVSGACFGYFVVFPIAFKFFMGFQTELIRPMPSLKEYLSFTLKLLMAFGIAFELPLFIFFLARLGMVSSVWLKKQRKYFVLVAFVVGALLTPPDVVSQCFMAGPLILLYELGIIVAWLFGKAEPRKQKKAD; this is translated from the coding sequence ATGGGGCTTCTCGATCATCTCGAGGAGTTGCGCGGACGGCTGACCAAGTGTGTCATCGCCATCATTGTGGGCCTGTTCGCCTGCTACGGCTTTGCCGAGCAGATGTTCGACTTCCTCATGATGCCGCTCAAGCCCATTCTCCCCGAAGGCTCCACGCTCATCTTCACCGGCCTGCCCGAAGGCTTTTTCACCTACATTAAGCTTTCCGCCTTCGCGGGCCTTTTCCTGACGAGTCCGTACATCTTCTATCAGATCTGGGCATTCATCGCGCCTGGGCTGTACAAGGAGGAGCGGCGCTGGGGCATTCCCATCGCGTTCTTCTCCGCGCTGTTCTTCGTGTCCGGAGCGTGCTTCGGATATTTCGTTGTCTTCCCCATCGCCTTCAAGTTCTTTATGGGCTTCCAGACGGAACTCATCCGGCCCATGCCGAGCCTCAAGGAATACCTGTCATTCACGCTGAAGCTGCTTATGGCCTTCGGCATCGCCTTCGAGCTGCCGCTGTTCATATTCTTCCTCGCGCGGCTGGGAATGGTCAGCTCCGTGTGGCTCAAGAAGCAACGCAAGTACTTCGTGCTGGTGGCGTTCGTCGTTGGCGCACTGCTGACCCCGCCGGACGTGGTGTCGCAGTGCTTCATGGCGGGACCGCTGATCCTGCTCTACGAGCTTGGCATCATCGTCGCGTGGTTGTTCGGCAAGGCCGAACCCCGAAAGCAGAAGAAGGCCGACTGA
- the hisB gene encoding imidazoleglycerol-phosphate dehydratase HisB: MEGRTARIARTTGETDITLELDLDGSGSISIETGYGFADHMLTLIAHWAGWDLHVRCKGDTHVDAHHSIEDVGLCLGEALTHALGDKKGIARVGNARVPMDEALTTVDIDISGRAYLVYADEPVPAIVAGEEKDLWREFFKSVAFRAGLNLHVNFLYGRNGHHLLESACKGFGLAFRQAASHGRDGVLSTKGRLD, encoded by the coding sequence ATGGAAGGCCGCACCGCGCGCATCGCACGCACCACCGGCGAGACCGACATCACCCTCGAACTGGACCTTGACGGTTCCGGCAGCATCTCCATCGAAACCGGATACGGCTTTGCGGACCACATGCTGACCCTCATCGCGCACTGGGCGGGCTGGGACCTGCACGTGCGCTGCAAGGGTGATACGCATGTTGACGCGCACCATAGCATCGAGGACGTCGGCTTGTGCCTCGGCGAGGCCCTTACCCATGCCCTTGGCGACAAGAAGGGCATCGCCCGCGTGGGCAACGCCCGCGTGCCCATGGACGAGGCTCTGACCACCGTGGATATCGACATTTCCGGCCGCGCCTACCTTGTCTATGCCGATGAGCCCGTCCCGGCCATCGTGGCGGGCGAGGAAAAGGACCTCTGGCGCGAATTCTTCAAGTCCGTGGCCTTCCGGGCCGGACTCAACCTGCACGTGAATTTCCTGTATGGCCGCAACGGGCATCATCTGCTCGAATCCGCATGCAAGGGCTTCGGTCTGGCGTTTCGTCAGGCCGCCTCGCACGGGCGCGACGGGGTGCTCAGCACCAAGGGGAGGCTCGATTGA
- the hisA gene encoding 1-(5-phosphoribosyl)-5-[(5-phosphoribosylamino)methylideneamino]imidazole-4-carboxamide isomerase — translation MIVFPAVDIKDGKCVRLKQGLADQVTVFNDDPVDAARHWQSRGARYLHVIDLDGAFDGHPANRDLIRDICSALSIPVQLGGGIRDIETTRSYIDAGVTRLIIGTMALENQDLFGELCATFPGHIGVSLDAVDGRLKTKGWVEDSGQTVFDVIPRLEAQGASFIIYTDISRDGMQSGVNVAALERLCEATSLPVIAAGGVATMADIRNLHPLCGKGLQGAITGKAVYDGTLDLEEANRWIDAQA, via the coding sequence GTGATCGTTTTTCCCGCCGTGGACATCAAGGACGGCAAGTGCGTCCGACTGAAGCAGGGGCTGGCCGATCAGGTCACCGTGTTCAATGACGATCCCGTTGATGCCGCCCGCCATTGGCAGAGCCGTGGAGCGCGCTATCTGCACGTCATCGACCTCGATGGAGCCTTCGACGGTCACCCCGCCAACCGCGACCTTATCCGCGACATCTGCTCGGCCTTGAGTATTCCTGTGCAGTTGGGCGGTGGCATTCGTGATATCGAGACCACCCGCTCCTACATCGATGCGGGCGTCACGCGGCTCATCATTGGGACCATGGCCCTTGAGAATCAGGACCTGTTCGGCGAGCTGTGCGCCACCTTTCCCGGCCATATCGGCGTGTCTCTCGACGCGGTGGACGGACGCCTCAAGACCAAGGGTTGGGTTGAGGATTCCGGGCAGACCGTGTTCGACGTCATCCCCCGGCTGGAGGCGCAGGGCGCGAGCTTCATCATCTATACCGACATCAGCCGCGACGGCATGCAGTCCGGCGTGAATGTCGCTGCGCTGGAGCGTCTGTGCGAGGCCACCAGCCTTCCCGTCATTGCGGCGGGCGGCGTGGCCACCATGGCGGACATTCGCAACCTGCATCCGCTGTGCGGCAAGGGGCTGCAGGGCGCCATCACCGGCAAGGCCGTGTACGACGGCACCCTCGACCTCGAAGAGGCCAATCGCTGGATCGACGCGCAGGCGTAA
- the tatB gene encoding Sec-independent protein translocase protein TatB, which produces MFGIGSTELLLILGIALLVIGPKKLPQMARSLGKAMGEFKRVSSDVKRTIDAEVDRVERQERQDRAKAELKPEDASPRTETAASTQAAAAKPADAPADSKNA; this is translated from the coding sequence ATGTTTGGAATCGGCAGCACCGAACTTCTTCTGATACTGGGCATAGCTCTGCTTGTCATCGGCCCCAAGAAGCTCCCGCAGATGGCCCGCAGCCTCGGCAAGGCCATGGGCGAATTCAAGCGTGTCTCCAGCGATGTGAAGCGCACCATCGACGCCGAAGTCGATCGCGTGGAGCGTCAGGAACGTCAGGACCGAGCGAAGGCCGAACTCAAGCCCGAGGACGCCTCCCCCCGCACCGAAACCGCAGCCTCCACGCAGGCCGCCGCGGCCAAGCCCGCCGACGCGCCCGCAGACTCCAAGAACGCCTAG
- a CDS encoding bifunctional homocysteine S-methyltransferase/methylenetetrahydrofolate reductase, whose translation MRHNLIDELSRRVVLADGAMGSRIFEKGVPAEACYDELNLTRPDLVAEIHAEYITAGAELIETNTFGANALKLERFGLAAQTRLINRRGAEIARRCARDIAWVGGSMGPLGRLDELPDASRIAAIYAEQAEALAEGGVDVLFLETFSRLEMLLPAVTAVKQTTNLPVVAQMVFTGQGGSFTGVSPSECLQALADAGADVVGINCGAGPLGVLEALRKAGSPGRPLSVFPNSGYPERSGDRLLYGSAPDYFADAVMRCVKLGARLVGGCCGTTPQHIAALRRRLDLHTGSTAHTETIQNITGGDGSTPELPPTRFSLNLGQRKMVLVELDPPKHLDATQALDAADALADAGVDAITIAENPLAVPRLSNTALAGMIRRRTGAEVIVHLTGRDRNLIGMQSTLMGLAVEGLQNVLAVTGDPPPSGTDDVIKGVFDLRSFDLISLLRRFNEGVNHHGDSMRLRTNFCTGAAFNPNTKNHALQVRRMERKIECGARYFLTQPVYTREAIDEVLDLTAHIDVPIFIGIMPLVSSRNAEFLHNEFPGISIPDDTRRRMREAGDRGVEVGTQIAWELLEYAWPHFAGVYIMPPFNRYGIALDLMQRLRAGGLLES comes from the coding sequence ATGCGACACAACCTCATCGACGAACTTTCCCGCCGCGTCGTGCTGGCGGACGGCGCCATGGGCTCCCGCATCTTCGAGAAGGGCGTCCCTGCCGAGGCCTGCTACGACGAGCTGAACCTCACCCGTCCGGACCTCGTGGCCGAAATCCATGCCGAGTACATCACCGCCGGTGCCGAACTCATCGAGACCAACACCTTCGGAGCCAACGCGCTGAAGCTGGAGCGCTTCGGCCTCGCCGCGCAAACCCGCCTCATCAATCGGCGCGGCGCGGAAATCGCCCGCCGCTGCGCAAGGGACATTGCGTGGGTCGGCGGCTCCATGGGGCCGCTCGGCCGCCTCGACGAACTCCCCGACGCCAGCCGCATCGCCGCCATCTATGCCGAACAGGCTGAAGCCCTCGCCGAGGGCGGTGTGGACGTGCTGTTCCTCGAAACGTTCTCCCGCCTCGAAATGCTCCTGCCCGCCGTCACCGCCGTGAAGCAGACCACGAACCTGCCCGTGGTGGCGCAGATGGTCTTCACCGGACAGGGCGGATCATTCACCGGCGTCAGCCCCAGCGAATGCCTTCAGGCGCTCGCGGATGCGGGCGCGGACGTGGTGGGCATCAACTGCGGCGCGGGACCGCTCGGCGTGCTGGAGGCCCTGCGCAAGGCAGGCTCGCCCGGTCGGCCGCTGTCGGTCTTCCCCAATTCCGGCTACCCCGAGCGCTCCGGCGACCGGCTGCTTTACGGCAGCGCCCCAGACTATTTTGCCGATGCCGTAATGCGCTGCGTGAAGCTTGGCGCGCGCCTCGTGGGCGGCTGCTGCGGTACCACGCCCCAGCACATCGCAGCCCTGCGCAGACGGCTGGACCTGCACACGGGCAGCACGGCGCACACGGAGACCATCCAGAACATCACCGGCGGCGACGGCTCGACTCCCGAACTGCCGCCCACCCGCTTTTCGCTGAACCTCGGCCAGCGGAAGATGGTCCTCGTGGAGCTCGACCCGCCCAAGCACCTCGATGCGACACAGGCCCTCGATGCCGCGGACGCGCTGGCCGACGCGGGCGTGGACGCCATCACCATCGCCGAGAATCCGCTGGCCGTGCCCCGCCTGTCCAACACCGCGCTAGCGGGCATGATCCGCCGCAGGACTGGGGCGGAAGTCATCGTCCACCTCACGGGACGCGACCGAAACCTCATCGGCATGCAGTCCACACTCATGGGCCTTGCCGTGGAGGGCTTGCAAAACGTGCTGGCCGTCACCGGCGACCCGCCGCCCTCCGGCACCGACGACGTCATCAAGGGCGTGTTCGACCTGCGCTCCTTCGATCTCATCAGCCTGCTTAGGCGCTTCAACGAAGGCGTCAACCACCATGGCGACTCCATGCGCCTGCGCACGAACTTTTGCACCGGCGCGGCCTTCAATCCCAACACGAAGAACCACGCCCTTCAGGTCCGCCGCATGGAGCGCAAGATCGAATGCGGAGCGCGCTATTTCCTGACGCAGCCCGTGTACACGCGCGAGGCCATCGACGAGGTGCTGGATCTGACGGCCCATATCGACGTACCCATCTTCATCGGCATTATGCCGCTGGTCAGTTCGCGCAATGCGGAATTCCTGCACAACGAGTTCCCCGGCATCTCCATCCCGGACGACACCCGCCGCCGCATGCGCGAAGCCGGGGACCGCGGGGTGGAGGTCGGCACGCAGATCGCGTGGGAACTGCTGGAATACGCGTGGCCACACTTCGCGGGCGTCTACATCATGCCGCCGTTCAACCGCTACGGCATCGCCCTCGACCTCATGCAGCGCCTGCGCGCAGGCGGCCTGCTCGAATCCTGA
- a CDS encoding ABC transporter ATP-binding protein, with product MLRVEGIHTYYGSIHALKGVSLRITEGEIVTLIGANGAGKTTTLMSICNVTPVREGKVSFRGGDITRLSSDRIVAQGITQVPEGRMIFPVLTVEENLLMGAYLRRDREGIRRDTEKVFDLFPVLRERRRQHGGTLSGGEQQMLAIGRALMAQPRLLLLDEPSLGLAPIVVENIFEVIRQINLAGTTVLLVEQNAQMALSIAHRGYVLATGEVIMEGTSEELLNDPKVRAAYLGED from the coding sequence ATGCTCAGGGTTGAGGGCATCCATACCTATTACGGCAGCATCCACGCGCTCAAGGGCGTGTCGCTGCGCATCACCGAGGGCGAGATCGTGACCCTCATCGGTGCCAACGGTGCGGGCAAGACGACCACCCTCATGAGCATCTGCAACGTGACGCCCGTGCGCGAGGGTAAGGTGAGCTTTCGCGGGGGCGACATTACGCGCCTGTCGTCGGACCGGATCGTGGCGCAGGGCATTACGCAGGTCCCCGAGGGGCGGATGATCTTTCCGGTGCTCACCGTAGAGGAAAATTTGCTCATGGGGGCGTATCTTCGTCGCGACCGCGAGGGAATTCGGCGGGACACCGAAAAAGTCTTTGATTTGTTCCCCGTGCTGCGCGAAAGAAGGCGCCAGCATGGCGGAACATTATCGGGAGGCGAGCAGCAAATGCTTGCCATAGGGCGTGCCCTTATGGCACAGCCACGTCTCCTGCTGTTGGACGAGCCATCGTTGGGACTCGCGCCCATCGTTGTGGAAAATATCTTCGAGGTCATCCGGCAGATCAATCTCGCAGGCACCACGGTGCTCCTTGTGGAGCAAAACGCCCAGATGGCGCTGTCCATAGCGCACAGGGGGTACGTGCTCGCCACCGGCGAGGTGATCATGGAAGGGACTTCCGAGGAACTCCTGAACGATCCAAAGGTCCGGGCCGCCTATCTCGGCGAGGACTGA
- the guaA gene encoding glutamine-hydrolyzing GMP synthase, producing MKHADSVVILDYGSQYTQLIARRVREAGVYSEILTCEATPEEIKAREPQAIILSGGPASVTAEDAPGLYREILDWGLPVLGICYGMQLLAHNLGGRVTASEDREYGRADLDLTGQCALWDGLEGKANHVVWMSHGDHVEEIPEGFSVVACTPSVPVAAMADPERRIYCLQFHPEVAHTDDGSLILSNFLFKVAGLKPSWTMSSFVESTVLEMRESIGEDEQVVCGLSGGIDSTVVALLLHKAIGKRLTCIFVDNGLLRLNEGEEVIGYLREHFDLNLVWVQAQDEFLDKLKGVDDPEKKRKIIGHTFIEVFDREAAKIKNVKYLAQGTLYPDVIESISFKGGPSVVIKSHHNVGGLPEKMNLSLVEPLRELFKDEVRRVAMELGLPDSIIWRHPFPGPGLAIRVIGEITAERLDILRKADKIVQNELHAADWYRKVWQGFAVLLPLKTVGVMGDGRTYEHVIALRVVDSIDAMTADWTRLPSELLARMSNRIINEVKGVNRVVFDISSKPPGTIEWE from the coding sequence ATGAAACATGCGGATTCAGTCGTCATCCTCGACTACGGGTCCCAGTATACCCAGCTCATCGCGCGTCGTGTGCGCGAGGCTGGCGTGTATTCCGAGATCCTGACGTGCGAGGCGACCCCTGAAGAAATCAAGGCCCGCGAGCCCCAGGCCATCATTCTGTCCGGCGGTCCGGCCAGCGTGACGGCCGAGGACGCGCCCGGCCTGTACCGGGAGATCCTTGATTGGGGCCTGCCGGTGCTGGGTATCTGCTACGGAATGCAGCTGCTTGCCCACAACCTCGGCGGCCGAGTGACCGCCAGCGAGGACCGCGAGTACGGCCGCGCCGACCTCGACCTGACCGGCCAGTGCGCGCTGTGGGATGGTCTCGAAGGCAAGGCCAATCACGTGGTGTGGATGTCTCACGGCGACCACGTCGAGGAGATTCCCGAGGGCTTCAGCGTCGTTGCCTGCACCCCCAGCGTGCCCGTGGCGGCCATGGCCGATCCCGAGCGCCGCATCTACTGCCTCCAGTTCCACCCTGAAGTGGCACACACCGACGACGGCAGCCTTATCCTGTCCAACTTCCTGTTCAAGGTCGCCGGACTCAAGCCCTCCTGGACCATGAGCTCCTTTGTGGAGTCCACGGTGCTCGAAATGCGCGAGTCCATCGGCGAGGACGAGCAGGTGGTCTGCGGTCTTTCCGGCGGCATCGACTCCACAGTGGTCGCCCTGCTGCTGCACAAGGCCATCGGCAAGCGCCTCACCTGCATCTTCGTGGACAACGGTCTGCTGCGCTTGAACGAGGGCGAGGAAGTCATCGGCTACCTGCGCGAGCACTTCGACCTCAATCTCGTGTGGGTGCAGGCCCAGGACGAATTCCTCGACAAGCTCAAGGGCGTCGACGATCCCGAGAAGAAGCGCAAGATCATCGGCCACACCTTCATCGAGGTCTTCGACCGCGAGGCCGCCAAGATCAAGAACGTGAAGTATCTGGCGCAGGGTACCCTGTACCCCGACGTCATCGAGTCCATCTCGTTCAAGGGCGGCCCCAGCGTGGTCATCAAGAGCCACCACAACGTGGGTGGCCTGCCCGAGAAGATGAACCTTTCGCTGGTGGAACCGCTGCGCGAACTGTTCAAGGACGAAGTGCGCCGCGTGGCCATGGAACTCGGCCTGCCCGATTCCATCATCTGGCGCCATCCCTTCCCCGGCCCCGGTCTGGCAATCCGCGTCATCGGCGAGATTACCGCGGAGCGCCTCGACATCCTGCGCAAGGCCGACAAGATCGTGCAGAACGAACTCCACGCTGCGGACTGGTATCGCAAAGTGTGGCAGGGTTTTGCCGTCCTCTTGCCCTTGAAGACAGTCGGGGTTATGGGAGATGGTCGGACGTACGAACACGTGATCGCTCTGCGCGTGGTCGACTCCATCGACGCCATGACCGCGGACTGGACCCGCCTGCCTTCCGAACTGCTGGCACGCATGTCCAACCGCATCATCAATGAGGTCAAGGGCGTGAACCGGGTGGTCTTCGATATTTCCTCGAAGCCTCCGGGAACCATCGAATGGGAATAG
- a CDS encoding branched-chain amino acid ABC transporter permease, with protein sequence MKAKLSTRALFVALAALMAYPFMPFASEYVLHVMILMMVYMVLAMGLNIVPGFCGLLDLGFVGFYGIGAYTSGLLTIHYGVPFWFIVPLAALNGALWGVLLGAPTLRLTGDYFAIVTFGFSELVVLFLTNEIWLTRGPLGLPGIDPVSIDLTWLNEDWFWEFLGEKPYFHLAALMVGGVWFVVRRLEDSRLGRAWFAIRADSLAAASCGVNILNYKVIAFAISASIGALGGAFFARWTLFLSPDMFKFWESFLVLCMIVLGGLGNVYGALVGAAVLTALGEVLREVLPVLGMPPEVRFLAYGLIMVLIMRFKPGGFFPAIATSGRSNPALADVQRRMAAHGATGEGGGGTAS encoded by the coding sequence ATGAAGGCGAAACTCTCCACACGTGCGCTGTTCGTGGCGCTGGCCGCGCTCATGGCCTATCCGTTCATGCCCTTCGCCAGCGAGTACGTGTTGCACGTCATGATTCTCATGATGGTGTACATGGTGCTCGCCATGGGGCTGAACATCGTGCCGGGCTTCTGCGGATTGCTGGACCTCGGCTTCGTGGGGTTCTACGGCATCGGGGCCTACACGTCGGGACTCCTCACCATTCACTACGGCGTGCCGTTCTGGTTCATCGTGCCGCTGGCTGCGCTCAATGGCGCGCTGTGGGGCGTTTTGCTTGGCGCGCCGACGCTTCGCCTCACGGGCGACTACTTCGCCATCGTGACCTTCGGCTTCAGCGAATTGGTGGTGCTGTTCCTCACCAACGAGATATGGCTCACGCGGGGACCGCTGGGGCTGCCGGGCATCGACCCTGTGAGCATCGACCTCACGTGGCTCAATGAGGATTGGTTCTGGGAATTTCTCGGTGAGAAGCCGTATTTCCATCTGGCCGCACTCATGGTCGGTGGTGTATGGTTCGTGGTGCGCAGGCTGGAGGATTCACGACTCGGGCGGGCGTGGTTCGCCATCCGCGCGGACTCGCTGGCCGCCGCGAGCTGCGGGGTGAACATCCTCAACTACAAGGTCATCGCCTTCGCCATTTCGGCGTCGATAGGCGCGCTGGGTGGGGCCTTCTTCGCCCGCTGGACGCTGTTTCTCTCGCCGGACATGTTCAAGTTCTGGGAGTCGTTCCTCGTGCTGTGCATGATCGTCCTCGGCGGGCTCGGCAACGTGTACGGCGCGCTGGTCGGCGCGGCGGTGCTGACCGCGCTTGGCGAGGTGCTACGCGAGGTGCTGCCCGTGCTCGGCATGCCGCCGGAGGTGCGTTTTCTGGCCTATGGCCTGATCATGGTGCTCATCATGCGCTTCAAGCCTGGCGGATTCTTCCCGGCCATCGCCACCAGCGGGCGATCGAATCCGGCGCTGGCGGACGTTCAACGCCGCATGGCCGCGCACGGCGCGACAGGGGAGGGTGGCGGTGGAACCGCTTCTTAG
- the guaB gene encoding IMP dehydrogenase, with amino-acid sequence MEKVVMKALTFDDVLLLPAYSEVLPDEVDVSTNLTPDLKLNIPLVSAAMDTVTESEMAISLARNGGAGVIHKNLTIRHQALEVEKVKKSESGMIIDPVTIPPDITVGHALGVMSEYRVSGLPVVREGQLVGILTNRDVRFVSNLDMMVSEVMTKENLVTVPVGTTLEEAKAHLHAARIEKLLVVDDHNNLRGLITIKDIEKIRKYPLSCKDEHGRLRVGAAIGVGKDRDERADALLKAGADFLVLDSAHGHSANILRSVKALRSQYPDVRLIAGNVATYAGAKALFEAGADTVKVGIGPGSICTTRVVAGVGVPQITAVMEAVRAAREFDRCIIADGGIKFSGDVVKALAAGADACMMGSLFAGTEESPGETILYQGRTYKIYRGMGSIDAMREGSSDRYFQEKQAQAEKQEACATGGKLSEESKKLVPEGIVGRVPYKGAVTDSIYQLLGGLRAGMGYTGCATIAELKEKAQFTQISTAGLRESHVHDVIITKEAPNYRVDSY; translated from the coding sequence ATGGAAAAAGTTGTCATGAAAGCGCTGACTTTCGATGATGTCCTGCTGCTGCCCGCATATTCCGAGGTGCTGCCGGACGAGGTCGACGTGAGCACGAATCTCACGCCCGATCTGAAGCTCAACATCCCGCTGGTCAGCGCGGCCATGGACACGGTCACCGAGTCCGAAATGGCCATCTCCCTCGCACGCAACGGCGGCGCGGGCGTCATCCACAAGAATCTCACCATCAGGCATCAGGCCCTTGAGGTCGAGAAGGTCAAGAAGTCCGAATCGGGCATGATCATCGATCCCGTGACCATTCCCCCGGACATCACCGTCGGCCACGCTCTGGGCGTCATGTCCGAGTACCGCGTGTCCGGCCTGCCCGTCGTGCGCGAAGGGCAGTTGGTGGGCATTCTCACCAACCGCGACGTGCGCTTCGTGTCCAATCTGGACATGATGGTCAGCGAGGTGATGACCAAGGAAAATCTGGTCACCGTGCCCGTGGGCACCACCCTCGAAGAGGCCAAGGCCCACCTGCACGCGGCGCGCATCGAGAAGCTGTTGGTCGTTGACGACCACAACAACCTGCGCGGCCTTATCACCATCAAGGACATCGAGAAGATCCGCAAGTATCCTCTGTCCTGCAAGGATGAGCACGGCCGTCTGCGCGTTGGCGCCGCCATCGGCGTCGGCAAGGACCGCGACGAGCGCGCCGATGCGCTGCTCAAGGCCGGTGCCGACTTCCTCGTGCTCGATTCCGCCCACGGGCATTCCGCCAACATCCTGCGTTCCGTCAAGGCGCTGCGTAGCCAGTATCCCGATGTCCGCCTCATCGCGGGCAACGTGGCCACCTACGCTGGTGCCAAGGCGCTGTTCGAGGCTGGCGCGGATACCGTCAAGGTCGGCATCGGCCCCGGCTCCATCTGCACCACCCGCGTCGTTGCCGGCGTGGGCGTGCCGCAGATCACGGCCGTCATGGAAGCCGTACGCGCCGCGCGCGAGTTCGACCGCTGCATCATCGCCGACGGCGGCATCAAGTTCTCCGGCGACGTCGTCAAGGCGCTGGCCGCGGGCGCGGATGCCTGCATGATGGGCTCCCTCTTCGCCGGTACCGAGGAAAGCCCGGGCGAGACCATTCTCTATCAGGGCCGCACCTACAAGATCTACCGCGGCATGGGTTCCATCGACGCCATGCGCGAGGGCAGCTCCGACCGCTACTTCCAGGAGAAGCAGGCACAGGCCGAGAAGCAGGAAGCCTGCGCCACCGGCGGCAAGCTGTCCGAGGAATCCAAGAAGCTCGTCCCCGAGGGCATTGTGGGCCGCGTGCCCTACAAGGGTGCCGTGACGGACAGCATCTACCAGCTGCTTGGCGGTCTTCGCGCGGGCATGGGCTACACCGGCTGCGCCACCATCGCCGAGCTGAAGGAAAAGGCACAGTTCACGCAGATCTCCACCGCGGGCCTGCGCGAATCCCACGTGCACGACGTCATTATCACCAAGGAAGCCCCCAACTACCGGGTGGATTCCTACTAA
- a CDS encoding heavy-metal-associated domain-containing protein has translation MARSIEVKGMSCQHCVASVTKALSAVPGVKDLKVSLDDGRATFEEASPVDMDAVRKAIAAIGFEPGETA, from the coding sequence ATGGCACGAAGCATTGAAGTGAAGGGAATGAGTTGCCAGCACTGCGTGGCCTCGGTCACCAAGGCGCTGTCCGCCGTTCCCGGCGTGAAGGATTTGAAGGTCAGCCTCGACGATGGCCGCGCCACCTTCGAGGAGGCCTCTCCCGTGGACATGGACGCCGTGAGGAAGGCCATTGCCGCCATCGGCTTCGAGCCGGGCGAAACGGCATAG
- a CDS encoding ATP-binding cassette domain-containing protein, producing the protein MEPLLSVTGVSKRFGGLLALSDVDFDVMPGEILGLIGPNGAGKTTMFNCIAGVYKPTRGEITLRDGGRTVRMNGFKPERVTTLGVVRTFQNIRLFSELTVLDNVRIGCHCRSHSTFFGAVLRTRAQRAEERGIVERSMHWLDFVGLAGKALDDAASLAYGDQRRLEIARALATEPKLILLDEPAAGMNPQETRMLVDLIHRILGVGVTVVLIEHDMKLVMTICERLVVLDHGLKLAEGEPEAIRADPRVVEAYLGRGAAHAQG; encoded by the coding sequence GTGGAACCGCTTCTTAGCGTCACGGGCGTGAGCAAGCGCTTCGGCGGGTTGCTGGCCCTCTCGGATGTGGACTTCGACGTCATGCCCGGAGAGATTCTCGGACTCATCGGTCCCAACGGCGCGGGCAAGACGACCATGTTCAACTGCATCGCCGGAGTGTACAAGCCCACGCGGGGCGAAATAACCCTGCGCGATGGCGGGCGGACGGTGCGTATGAACGGATTCAAGCCGGAGCGCGTGACCACGCTTGGCGTGGTGCGGACCTTCCAGAACATCCGGCTGTTCAGCGAGTTGACGGTGCTGGACAATGTGCGCATCGGGTGCCACTGTCGGTCGCACAGTACGTTTTTCGGCGCAGTGCTGCGTACGCGCGCCCAGCGCGCGGAGGAGCGCGGCATCGTGGAGCGCTCCATGCACTGGCTTGATTTCGTGGGGCTTGCGGGCAAGGCGCTGGACGATGCCGCTAGCCTGGCCTACGGCGACCAGCGGCGGTTGGAGATCGCGCGGGCGCTGGCCACGGAGCCGAAGCTCATTCTGCTCGACGAGCCAGCCGCGGGTATGAATCCGCAGGAAACGCGTATGCTGGTGGACCTCATCCATCGCATCCTCGGGGTCGGCGTCACCGTGGTGCTCATCGAGCACGATATGAAGCTCGTCATGACCATCTGCGAGCGGTTGGTGGTGCTGGATCACGGCCTCAAGCTGGCCGAGGGCGAGCCGGAGGCCATACGTGCCGACCCACGCGTGGTGGAGGCCTATCTTGGACGGGGGGCCGCACATGCTCAGGGTTGA